In Stutzerimonas stutzeri, a genomic segment contains:
- a CDS encoding DUF4398 domain-containing protein, which translates to MLMLSVMVGCASDPAPTEQLRLTEQALTQARSVGASEQTPALALAEDELAAAVVAMKDEDYRQARRLAEKAELDARLAEASVLNDKSQQELAELARRIARLREQLGDLQ; encoded by the coding sequence ATGCTCATGCTATCGGTGATGGTTGGCTGCGCTAGCGATCCGGCTCCTACTGAACAGCTGCGCCTCACCGAGCAGGCGTTGACCCAGGCACGTTCAGTGGGCGCATCGGAACAAACGCCGGCGTTGGCTCTGGCCGAGGACGAACTCGCGGCTGCGGTTGTGGCGATGAAGGACGAGGACTATCGGCAGGCCCGTCGGCTCGCCGAGAAAGCGGAGCTGGATGCTCGGTTGGCGGAGGCCAGCGTACTGAACGATAAGAGTCAGCAGGAGCTGGCGGAGTTGGCTCGCCGCATCGCACGGCTACGCGAACAGTTGGGGGATTTGCAGTGA
- a CDS encoding substrate-binding periplasmic protein, translating to MRCAVALKSALIALLLATPMVANAAAAKCDRLIATGGADNPPFLWRDPQNSKRLIGANADLLKKITDSLDLKLELLYTGDADKALEEVRSGRVDLLADAVRDLPELAHLDFIHPSIATLQMSAWVRNEPGFLYSSRNDLAGRSGTYVATTHFGSELQVYAKDHLRLRSSPSLTEAVQRLLTGKSDYVLHERYSVVALADPRGLLADIQRLEPAVSSRGMYFAVAHDSACNGPWLRGQLAIKMTELRAAGVPQQLLVENLERWKQQTAPTSNSQR from the coding sequence ATGCGATGTGCCGTTGCGCTGAAATCCGCCTTGATCGCCTTGTTGCTGGCAACTCCCATGGTGGCGAACGCGGCGGCTGCCAAGTGTGATCGGCTGATTGCCACAGGCGGTGCGGATAATCCGCCGTTCCTCTGGCGCGATCCGCAGAATTCCAAGCGCCTGATCGGTGCGAACGCCGATCTATTGAAGAAGATCACCGATTCACTCGATCTGAAACTCGAGCTTCTCTATACGGGCGATGCCGACAAGGCGCTCGAAGAAGTGCGCAGCGGCCGGGTAGATTTATTGGCCGATGCGGTGCGTGACCTGCCGGAATTGGCGCATCTGGATTTCATTCATCCGTCGATCGCTACTCTGCAAATGTCCGCCTGGGTACGCAACGAGCCGGGTTTTCTCTACTCCAGCCGCAATGATCTGGCGGGCCGCTCCGGCACCTATGTCGCGACGACGCACTTCGGTAGTGAATTGCAGGTATATGCCAAGGACCATCTTCGCTTGCGCTCCTCGCCCAGCTTGACCGAAGCCGTGCAAAGGTTACTGACGGGCAAATCCGACTATGTGTTGCACGAGCGGTACAGTGTTGTCGCGCTGGCCGACCCGCGAGGGCTGCTTGCCGATATACAGCGGCTGGAGCCGGCGGTTTCCAGCCGCGGTATGTATTTCGCTGTGGCACACGACTCGGCCTGCAATGGGCCGTGGTTGCGCGGACAGCTCGCAATAAAAATGACAGAATTGCGCGCCGCCGGCGTGCCGCAGCAACTGCTGGTGGAGAATCTCGAGCGCTGGAAGCAGCAGACGGCGCCGACAAGCAATTCGCAACGCTAA
- a CDS encoding electron transfer flavoprotein subunit alpha/FixB family protein, whose product MTILVIAEHNNAVLAAATLNTVAAAKAIGGDIHVLVAGSGCGAIGEAAAKIEGVSKVLVADDPAYAHQLPENVAPLIAGLAQGTSPAAYSHVLAAATTNGKNFLPRVAAQLDVDQISEIISVESADTFKRPIYAGNAIATVQSSAPIKVITVRSTGFDPVSAEGGSASVEQVSSTGDAGVSAFIGEELAKSDRPELTAAKIVISGGRGMQNGENFKHLYALADKLGAAVGASRAAVDAGFVPNDMQVGQTGKIVAPQLYIAVGISGAIQHLAGMKDSKVIVAINKDEEAPIFQVADYGLVGDLFEIVPELERLV is encoded by the coding sequence ATGACTATCCTGGTTATCGCTGAACACAACAATGCGGTCCTGGCGGCTGCGACCCTCAACACCGTGGCCGCTGCAAAAGCCATCGGTGGTGACATTCATGTACTGGTAGCCGGTAGCGGTTGCGGTGCCATCGGTGAGGCGGCTGCCAAGATCGAAGGTGTCTCCAAGGTGCTGGTCGCCGATGACCCAGCGTACGCCCATCAGCTGCCGGAAAACGTCGCACCGCTGATCGCCGGACTGGCGCAAGGAACCTCGCCGGCCGCTTACAGCCACGTACTGGCTGCCGCGACCACCAATGGCAAGAACTTCCTGCCGCGCGTCGCCGCCCAGCTGGATGTCGATCAGATCTCCGAGATCATCAGCGTCGAAAGCGCTGATACCTTCAAGCGCCCGATCTATGCCGGTAACGCCATTGCCACCGTGCAGTCGAGCGCACCGATCAAGGTCATCACCGTGCGTTCCACCGGTTTCGATCCGGTCAGCGCCGAAGGCGGCTCGGCCAGTGTCGAGCAGGTTTCCAGCACTGGCGACGCAGGCGTTTCTGCTTTCATCGGCGAAGAGCTTGCCAAGTCCGACCGTCCCGAGCTGACCGCTGCCAAGATCGTCATCTCCGGTGGCCGTGGCATGCAGAACGGCGAAAACTTCAAGCACTTGTATGCGCTGGCCGACAAGCTCGGCGCTGCCGTCGGTGCCTCGCGGGCGGCAGTCGATGCCGGCTTCGTGCCCAACGATATGCAGGTGGGTCAGACCGGCAAGATCGTCGCGCCACAGCTGTACATCGCCGTCGGTATCTCTGGTGCCATCCAGCACTTGGCGGGCATGAAGGATTCCAAAGTGATCGTCGCGATCAACAAGGACGAAGAAGCTCCGATCTTCCAGGTTGCCGATTACGGCCTGGTGGGCGATCTGTTCGAGATCGTGCCGGAGCTCGAGCGACTCGTCTGA
- a CDS encoding electron transfer flavoprotein subunit beta/FixA family protein, producing MKILVAVKRVVDYNVKVRVKADNSGVDLANVKMSMNPFCEIAVEEAVRLKEKGVASEIVVVSIGPTAAQEQLRTALALGADRAVLVESTEELNSLAVAKLLKAVVDKEQPQLVILGKQAIDSDNNQTGQMLGALTGFAQGTFASKVEVEGDKVKVEREIDGGAQTVALNLPAIVTTDLRLNEPRYASLPNIMKAKKKPLEVLTPDALGVSTTSTVKTLKVEAPAARSAGIKVKSVAELVEKLKNEAKVI from the coding sequence ATGAAGATTCTTGTAGCTGTCAAACGAGTGGTCGATTACAACGTCAAGGTCCGCGTCAAGGCGGACAACTCCGGCGTCGACCTCGCCAACGTCAAGATGTCGATGAACCCCTTCTGCGAAATCGCCGTGGAAGAAGCCGTGCGCCTGAAAGAGAAGGGCGTTGCGAGCGAAATCGTCGTGGTTTCCATTGGCCCGACTGCCGCTCAAGAGCAGCTGCGTACTGCGCTGGCATTGGGTGCCGATCGTGCCGTGCTGGTCGAATCGACTGAAGAGCTCAACTCGCTGGCGGTCGCCAAATTGCTGAAGGCGGTTGTCGACAAGGAGCAGCCGCAGCTGGTCATTCTCGGCAAACAGGCTATCGACAGCGACAACAACCAGACCGGCCAGATGCTCGGCGCGCTGACCGGATTCGCCCAAGGCACCTTCGCCTCGAAGGTCGAAGTGGAAGGCGACAAGGTCAAGGTTGAACGTGAAATCGATGGCGGCGCACAGACCGTTGCGCTGAACCTGCCGGCAATCGTGACCACCGACCTGCGCCTGAACGAGCCGCGCTACGCGTCGTTGCCAAACATCATGAAGGCCAAGAAGAAGCCGCTGGAAGTCCTGACTCCAGATGCGCTGGGCGTGTCCACCACGTCCACCGTGAAGACCTTGAAAGTCGAAGCGCCGGCTGCTCGCAGCGCGGGTATCAAGGTCAAGTCCGTAGCTGAACTGGTCGAGAAACTGAAGAACGAGGCGAAGGTAATCTAA
- a CDS encoding electron transfer flavoprotein-ubiquinone oxidoreductase has translation MEREYMEFDVVIVGAGPAGLSAACRLKQRAADAGKEISVCVVEKGSEVGAHILSGAVFEPRALNELFPNWKELEAPLNTPVKRDDIYLLKSADAARKLPNALVPKTMHNEGNYIISLGNLCRWLAQQAENLGVEIYPGFAAQEALIDEHGVVRGIVTGDLGVDREGNPKEGMYTPGMELRAKYTLFAEGCRGHIGKQLINRFQLNANVDPQHYGIGIKELWDIDPAKHEQGLVVHTAGWPLNDANTGGSFLYHLENNQVVVGLIVDLSYSNPFLSPFDEFQRYKHHPVIKQYLEGGKRVSYGARAIAKGGINSLPKMVFNGGALIGCDAGTLNFAKIKGSHTAMKSGMLAAEAVADALFAGREGGDELTGYEEGFKASWLYQELYASRNFGAAIHKWGAVKGGAFNFIDQNIFGGKIPFTLHDTKPDYACLKTAAESKKIDYPKPDGKLSFDKLSSVFLSNTNHEEEQPVHLKLTDPSIPIEKNLPLYDEPAQRYCPAGVYEVVDNDDGSKRFQINAQNCVHCKTCDIKDPAQNITWVAPEGTGGPNYPNM, from the coding sequence ATGGAACGCGAATACATGGAATTCGACGTAGTGATCGTCGGCGCCGGCCCCGCGGGCCTGTCCGCTGCCTGCCGACTGAAGCAGAGAGCGGCCGATGCTGGTAAGGAAATCAGTGTCTGCGTCGTCGAGAAGGGTTCCGAGGTAGGCGCCCACATCCTATCTGGCGCGGTGTTCGAGCCTCGCGCACTCAACGAACTCTTTCCCAACTGGAAAGAACTCGAAGCGCCGCTGAATACCCCGGTCAAGCGCGACGACATCTACTTGCTCAAGAGTGCCGACGCCGCTCGCAAGTTGCCCAATGCACTGGTTCCGAAAACCATGCATAACGAAGGCAACTACATCATTTCTCTGGGCAATCTTTGCCGCTGGCTGGCCCAGCAGGCCGAAAATCTCGGTGTAGAAATCTACCCTGGCTTCGCCGCTCAGGAAGCATTGATCGACGAACACGGTGTGGTTCGCGGCATCGTTACCGGCGATCTCGGCGTCGACCGCGAAGGCAATCCGAAGGAAGGCATGTATACGCCCGGCATGGAGCTGCGCGCGAAGTACACGCTGTTCGCCGAAGGCTGCCGTGGTCACATCGGCAAACAGCTGATCAACCGTTTCCAGCTCAACGCCAACGTCGACCCGCAGCACTACGGCATCGGCATCAAGGAACTCTGGGACATCGACCCAGCCAAGCACGAGCAAGGCCTGGTCGTTCACACCGCGGGCTGGCCTTTGAACGATGCGAACACCGGCGGTTCGTTCCTCTATCATCTGGAGAACAACCAGGTGGTGGTCGGCCTGATCGTCGACCTGTCCTACAGCAACCCGTTCCTCTCTCCGTTCGATGAGTTTCAGCGCTACAAGCATCACCCGGTGATCAAACAGTATCTCGAAGGCGGCAAGCGTGTTTCCTACGGTGCACGTGCCATTGCCAAGGGCGGCATCAACTCACTTCCGAAAATGGTCTTTAACGGCGGCGCACTGATCGGTTGCGATGCCGGTACGCTGAACTTCGCCAAGATCAAGGGCAGCCATACCGCGATGAAATCCGGCATGCTGGCCGCCGAAGCAGTGGCGGATGCGCTGTTCGCTGGCCGTGAAGGCGGTGACGAGCTCACCGGCTACGAAGAAGGCTTCAAGGCCAGCTGGCTGTACCAGGAGCTGTACGCCAGCCGCAACTTCGGTGCGGCGATCCATAAGTGGGGCGCGGTTAAGGGTGGTGCTTTCAACTTCATCGACCAGAACATCTTCGGTGGCAAGATTCCCTTCACCCTGCACGACACCAAGCCGGACTACGCCTGCCTGAAGACTGCAGCTGAGTCGAAGAAGATCGATTATCCCAAGCCCGACGGCAAGCTCAGCTTCGACAAGCTCAGCTCGGTATTCCTTTCCAACACCAACCATGAAGAGGAGCAGCCAGTCCATCTCAAACTGACCGATCCGAGCATCCCGATCGAGAAGAACCTGCCCTTGTACGACGAGCCCGCCCAGCGCTATTGCCCAGCTGGTGTCTACGAAGTGGTGGACAATGACGACGGCAGCAAACGCTTCCAGATCAACGCGCAGAACTGCGTGCATTGCAAAACCTGTGACATCAAGGACCCGGCCCAGAACATCACGTGGGTAGCACCGGAAGGCACTGGGGGCCCTAACTACCCCAACATGTAA
- a CDS encoding cold-shock protein: MAERETGTVKWFNDAKGYGFIQRGSGADVFVHYQAIRGEGHRSLTEGQQVEFSVTQGQKGLQADDVAGF; the protein is encoded by the coding sequence ATGGCTGAGCGCGAGACTGGAACCGTCAAGTGGTTCAATGATGCCAAGGGTTATGGATTCATCCAGCGTGGCAGCGGTGCGGATGTGTTTGTTCACTACCAGGCTATTCGTGGCGAAGGCCACCGCTCTCTGACCGAAGGTCAGCAAGTGGAATTTTCGGTCACCCAGGGCCAGAAGGGTCTGCAGGCCGATGACGTGGCAGGGTTCTGA
- a CDS encoding YdhR family protein: MIIAITKFQLPKPITRNEAREIFLSTAPTYQGVAGLVRKHYLLSQDGSTAGGIYLWESQAEAEAMYSDSWKTFVREKYGTEPSVTYFDSPVVVDNISQEILSDNQLE, translated from the coding sequence ATGATCATAGCCATTACCAAGTTCCAGTTGCCCAAACCCATCACACGGAACGAGGCACGAGAAATCTTCCTGAGCACAGCACCGACCTATCAAGGTGTTGCCGGTCTTGTCCGCAAGCACTATCTGCTGTCGCAAGACGGGAGCACAGCCGGCGGGATCTATCTATGGGAATCCCAAGCCGAAGCGGAGGCAATGTACTCCGACAGCTGGAAAACCTTCGTGCGGGAGAAATACGGCACGGAGCCGTCAGTGACCTACTTCGACAGTCCGGTCGTGGTCGACAACATATCCCAGGAGATCCTATCGGATAACCAGCTTGAGTAA
- a CDS encoding cysteine hydrolase, translating into MGHRNNPNAEAVILALLAYWRERLRPVIHIKHRSSETDSVFWPLQEGFAFKNAFQPDETETVIEKIMPCAFTTVLESVLTQRTLPASSLPVPQQTTRWSNRTNYGLQRHRRIRDCRCLPRICQTGLQGRPRSATEAHYMSLANLDGEYAKVINLEKVTDQRGEITASAPRCSIAHAYSLLPADRRCGTLASFEGINPFTVEPAV; encoded by the coding sequence CTGGGCCACCGCAACAACCCAAACGCAGAGGCCGTAATCCTCGCCCTGCTCGCCTACTGGCGGGAGCGACTGAGGCCGGTAATTCATATCAAACACCGTTCGTCTGAGACCGATTCGGTGTTCTGGCCCCTTCAAGAAGGCTTCGCTTTCAAAAATGCGTTTCAGCCCGACGAGACTGAGACAGTGATTGAGAAAATCATGCCCTGCGCGTTTACCACCGTCCTCGAATCGGTTTTGACACAACGAACGTTGCCAGCATCGTCATTACCGGTGCCGCAACAAACAACTCGGTGGAGCAACCGCACGAACTACGGGCTGCAGAGGCATCGACGTATACGTGATTGCAGATGCCTGCCTCGCATTTGCCAAACGGGACTCCAAGGGCGACCACGTAGCGCAACCGAGGCGCATTACATGTCGCTGGCAAACCTGGACGGTGAATATGCGAAGGTTATCAACCTCGAAAAAGTTACTGACCAACGCGGGGAGATAACAGCGTCGGCGCCGAGGTGTTCTATCGCTCATGCATACAGCCTTTTGCCCGCTGACCGGCGTTGCGGCACACTTGCGTCCTTCGAGGGTATTAACCCTTTCACAGTCGAACCTGCCGTATGA
- the plsB gene encoding glycerol-3-phosphate 1-O-acyltransferase PlsB: protein MTRSPIRRLIFSLVRRVLYFWVRSETINQSAFTLKLDRSKPVFYVLQRASLSDLAVLDHECSKAGLPRPVAEVAVGNHIEPAAFIFLNPAASWYGRRPRIVAPEPLVRLVGALEQNAVDNAQIIPVSVFWGQNPARETSPWKLLFADSWAVTGRLRKLMSIVILGRKTRVQFSAPIQLNELVAQNKGHERTLRMAHRMLRVHFRNQKTAVIGPDLSHRRTLVKGLVHASQVRQAIKAEAERENISLEKAEARALRYGNEIASDYAYTAVRFLEVVLSWFWNKIYDGIRVNHLEPLQDAVHGYEVIYVPCHRSHIDYLLLSYLLFRSGLTPPHIAAGINLNMPVIGGLLRRGGAFFMRRSFKGNPLYTSVFNEYLHTLFSRGFPVEYFVEGGRSRTGRMLQPKTGMLAITLRSYLRSSRLPILFVPVYIGYERVLEGRTYLGELRGAEKKKESIFDVFKVIGALKQRFGQVWVNFGEPLKLNEFLEQQQPGWRQQNLAPNFRPDWLNETTNKLSERIAQRLNEAAAVNPVNLVALAMLSTSRQALDRRSLARILDLYQNLLRAVPYSPHVTLPDGNGDTLIDYVKDLGLLAEQKDALGNILYLDEQNAVLMTYYRNNVMHIFALPALLASFFQSSSRISREQILRFTEALYPYLRAELFMRWEPEELEAIIDQWLAAFVEQGLLKLDGETYVRPAPSSRQFVLLTLLARVIVQTLQRFYMAISLLLNSGQNTLDAEELETLCTIMAQRLSILHGLNAPEFFDKSLFRHFIKSLQAQDVLRQNDTGKLGYHDKLGELAEGVAKRVLPAEIRLSIRQVALERHEDETPVS from the coding sequence ATGACCCGTTCCCCGATCCGCCGTCTGATCTTCTCCCTCGTGCGCCGCGTGCTGTACTTCTGGGTGCGCTCCGAAACCATCAATCAGTCCGCATTCACCCTCAAGCTGGACCGCAGCAAGCCGGTGTTCTACGTGTTGCAACGCGCGTCGCTGAGCGATCTGGCGGTGCTCGATCACGAATGCAGCAAGGCTGGGCTGCCACGTCCAGTGGCCGAGGTGGCGGTGGGCAATCATATCGAGCCGGCGGCATTCATCTTTCTTAATCCGGCGGCCAGCTGGTACGGCCGGCGACCACGGATTGTCGCGCCTGAGCCGCTGGTTCGGCTGGTCGGTGCGCTGGAGCAGAACGCGGTGGATAACGCGCAGATCATTCCGGTGAGTGTGTTCTGGGGACAGAACCCGGCACGCGAAACAAGCCCCTGGAAGCTGCTGTTTGCCGACAGCTGGGCGGTGACCGGACGCCTTCGCAAACTGATGAGTATCGTCATCCTCGGCCGCAAGACTCGCGTGCAGTTCTCCGCGCCGATTCAACTCAACGAACTGGTGGCACAGAACAAGGGTCACGAGCGCACCCTGCGCATGGCCCACCGCATGCTGCGGGTGCATTTCCGTAATCAGAAGACAGCGGTGATCGGCCCCGATTTGTCGCACCGTCGCACTCTGGTCAAAGGTCTGGTGCATGCATCGCAAGTACGCCAGGCGATCAAGGCCGAGGCCGAGCGCGAAAACATTTCGCTGGAGAAGGCCGAAGCCCGCGCTCTGCGCTACGGCAATGAGATCGCCTCGGATTACGCCTATACCGCGGTGCGCTTTCTCGAGGTGGTGCTGTCCTGGTTCTGGAACAAGATCTACGACGGCATCCGCGTCAATCATCTGGAGCCGCTGCAAGACGCGGTTCACGGCTACGAAGTCATTTACGTACCCTGTCACCGCAGCCATATCGATTATCTGCTGCTGTCCTATCTGCTGTTTCGCAGCGGCCTGACACCGCCGCACATCGCCGCCGGGATCAACCTCAACATGCCGGTGATCGGCGGTCTGCTGCGCCGCGGCGGTGCCTTCTTCATGCGCCGCTCGTTCAAGGGCAACCCGCTCTACACCTCGGTGTTCAACGAATACCTGCACACCCTGTTCAGCCGCGGTTTTCCGGTGGAGTATTTCGTCGAGGGAGGCCGGTCGCGCACCGGGCGCATGTTGCAACCCAAGACCGGCATGCTCGCTATCACCTTGCGCAGTTATCTGCGCTCCTCGCGCCTGCCGATTCTCTTCGTCCCGGTCTACATCGGTTACGAGCGGGTGCTCGAAGGCCGGACCTATCTCGGCGAACTGCGCGGAGCGGAGAAAAAGAAGGAATCGATCTTCGACGTTTTCAAGGTGATCGGCGCGCTGAAGCAGCGCTTCGGCCAGGTTTGGGTGAACTTCGGCGAGCCGCTGAAGCTCAACGAGTTTCTCGAGCAGCAGCAGCCTGGCTGGCGCCAGCAGAACCTGGCACCGAACTTCCGTCCTGACTGGCTCAACGAGACCACGAACAAGCTGTCCGAACGCATCGCGCAACGACTTAACGAAGCGGCGGCGGTCAACCCGGTTAACCTGGTGGCGCTGGCCATGCTCTCCACCAGTCGTCAGGCGCTGGATCGCCGTTCGCTGGCACGCATTCTCGACCTCTACCAGAACCTGTTGCGCGCGGTTCCCTACTCGCCGCACGTCACCCTGCCGGACGGCAACGGCGATACGCTGATCGACTATGTGAAAGACCTCGGCCTGCTGGCCGAACAGAAGGATGCACTGGGCAACATCCTCTATCTGGATGAGCAGAACGCCGTCCTGATGACCTATTACCGCAACAACGTAATGCATATCTTCGCGCTGCCAGCGCTGCTGGCGAGCTTCTTTCAGAGCAGTTCGCGGATCAGCCGCGAGCAGATCCTGCGCTTCACCGAAGCACTCTACCCCTACCTGCGCGCCGAGCTATTCATGCGCTGGGAGCCGGAAGAACTGGAAGCAATCATTGATCAGTGGTTGGCTGCCTTCGTTGAACAGGGCCTGCTCAAGCTCGACGGTGAGACTTACGTGCGACCGGCGCCCAGCTCGCGTCAGTTCGTTTTGCTGACCCTGCTGGCACGGGTGATCGTGCAGACACTGCAGCGCTTCTACATGGCCATTTCGTTGTTGCTCAACAGCGGGCAGAACACGCTCGATGCTGAGGAATTGGAAACGCTCTGTACGATCATGGCCCAGCGCCTGTCGATCCTGCATGGGCTGAACGCGCCGGAGTTCTTTGACAAGAGCCTGTTCCGGCATTTCATCAAAAGCCTGCAGGCCCAGGACGTGCTGCGTCAGAACGATACCGGCAAGCTCGGTTATCACGACAAACTCGGTGAACTGGCCGAGGGTGTCGCCAAGCGCGTACTTCCCGCCGAGATTCGTTTATCGATTCGCCAGGTGGCACTGGAGCGGCACGAAGATGAAACACCAGTAAGCTGA